In a genomic window of Phyllostomus discolor isolate MPI-MPIP mPhyDis1 chromosome 5, mPhyDis1.pri.v3, whole genome shotgun sequence:
- the LOC114496179 gene encoding LOW QUALITY PROTEIN: Golgi phosphoprotein 3-like (The sequence of the model RefSeq protein was modified relative to this genomic sequence to represent the inferred CDS: substituted 1 base at 1 genomic stop codon): MGYGTLPLFHSKGKRLIEKHMCQQQQQGHCNEQDNYDKGNSKETQLTLMEEMLLLGLKDQENYTSFWNDCISSGLRSCVFIELALKGRLQIEACGMRHKSLLTRKVICKSVAPTGDVLLDEALKHVKETQPPETFQNWIELLSGETWNLLKLHYPLRNMQEQLAKNLVEEGILTTEKQNFLLFDMTTHPFTNNSIKLLLIRKVQDAVLDKXVNDPCLMDKHLLALIYMAHASDVLKNAFAPLLDEQYDLATKSVRQLLHLDPDVECLEACTNKVLWVVVAAITKQLCSE, translated from the coding sequence TGCCAGCAACAGCAGCAAGGACACTGCAATGAGCAGGACAACTATGACAAGGGCAACTCCAAGGAAACACAGCTGACACTAATGGAGGAGATGCTCCTCCTGGGCCTCAAGGACCAAGAGAATTATACATCATTTTGGAATGACTGTATATCATCTGGATTGCGTAGCTGTGTGTTCATTGAATTAGCATTAAAAGGAAGGTTACAGATAGAGGCTTGTGGAATGAGACATAAAAGTCTGTTAACAAGAAAGGTGATCTGTAAGTCTGTTGCTCCAACAGGGGATGTCCTTCTTGATGAAGCTCTAAAGCATGTTAAGGAGACTCAGCCTCCAGAAACATTCCAGAACTGGATTGAATTACTTAGTGGTGAAACATGGAATCTATTAAAACTTCATTATCCGTTAAGAAATATGCAGGAACAATTAGCTAAAAATCTGGTGGAAGAGGGCATATTGAcaacagagaaacagaacttCCTACTTTTTGACATGACAACACATCCCTTCACCAACAACAGCATTAAGCTGCTCCTCATTAGGAAGGTCCAGGATGCTGTTCTTGACAAGTGAGTGAATGACCCTTGCCTCATGGACAAGCACCTGCTGGCCCTCATTTACATGGCCCATGCCTCAGATGTCCTGAAGAATGCTTTTGCTCCCCTTCTGGATGAGCAATATGACCTGGCCACCAAGAGTGTGAGGCAGCTCCTCCACTTGGATCCTGATGTGGAATGTCTGGAGGCCTGCACCAACAAGGTCCtgtgggtggtggtggcagcGATCACCAAGCAGCTCTGCTCAGAGTGA